A window from Ardenticatenales bacterium encodes these proteins:
- a CDS encoding glutamate mutase L, with amino-acid sequence MTPDPETLHISESFLVADIGHTNTNVALFDVVENSYRLIGCAQAATTTDSPWHDATTGVQQAIARLTNLVQRPLLDRQGWLINPATNTGAGVDIFAAAVSAAAPLRTILVGLLDDVSLTSARRALQTVYAQEVDHLSLADTRSEAEQIDAIIQHRPDLILIAGGTDGGDVTQLTRSVETVATALELLAQTDVHRPEVVFAGNRQMRATVASRLSGIASLHTVDNVRPRLEAEQLHEASQTAASLYDDLKVSTLPGFDDVAAWCRYPVVPTAQAFAGITRYFAAVSRGRVLGVDVGSNTVTFVAATPEHANLLVRSDLGLGRPLSQLPRMLDSESVRQWLPANGVDDTALQDFIMNKALYPFSLPMTESEMRLEQAITREMLRQTVAQAGASWGWAQDRMPPFNLLLLRGGIFRHTPRPGQIALMVLDALQPTGVFALTVDRYGVLPALGVLAPHKPLVAVQALEGGVLVDLGWVIALAGRGQPGQKALELRMEAEGQGALEVEVAFGALEVLPLPLGQTARLTLKLASRQFDIGYGPGVGHSVTVQGGLVGVIVDARGRPLTLPTETMARAERLRQWLWDMGG; translated from the coding sequence ATGACACCCGACCCGGAAACCCTGCACATCAGCGAGTCGTTCCTGGTGGCCGACATCGGCCACACGAACACCAACGTGGCTCTGTTCGACGTCGTGGAGAACAGCTATCGTCTCATTGGCTGCGCCCAGGCGGCCACAACCACGGACAGCCCATGGCACGACGCCACCACGGGTGTGCAGCAAGCCATCGCCCGCCTGACAAACCTGGTGCAGCGCCCCCTACTTGACCGCCAGGGCTGGCTCATCAATCCAGCCACCAACACCGGCGCGGGCGTGGACATTTTCGCGGCGGCGGTCAGCGCCGCCGCGCCGCTGCGCACGATCCTGGTCGGGCTGCTGGATGACGTGAGCCTGACCAGCGCCCGTCGCGCCTTGCAAACCGTTTACGCGCAGGAAGTGGACCATCTCAGTCTGGCGGACACGCGCAGCGAGGCGGAGCAGATCGACGCGATTATTCAGCACCGACCGGACTTGATTCTTATTGCCGGCGGGACTGATGGCGGGGATGTGACGCAGCTTACGCGCAGCGTGGAAACCGTGGCCACGGCGTTGGAACTGCTGGCCCAGACAGATGTGCATCGTCCGGAGGTGGTTTTTGCCGGCAATCGCCAGATGCGGGCCACCGTAGCCAGTCGGTTGAGCGGGATCGCCAGCCTGCATACAGTGGATAATGTACGCCCGCGGCTGGAAGCGGAGCAACTGCACGAAGCCAGCCAGACGGCCGCCAGTCTCTACGACGACCTGAAAGTAAGTACCTTGCCCGGATTTGACGACGTGGCCGCCTGGTGTCGTTATCCCGTCGTCCCCACCGCGCAGGCATTTGCCGGCATCACGCGATACTTTGCCGCCGTCAGCCGCGGGCGCGTGCTGGGCGTGGATGTGGGCAGCAACACCGTCACCTTTGTCGCCGCCACGCCGGAGCACGCCAACCTGTTGGTGCGCTCCGATTTGGGGCTGGGGCGACCATTGAGCCAACTGCCACGGATGTTGGATAGTGAGAGCGTGCGGCAGTGGCTGCCGGCCAACGGCGTTGACGACACGGCGCTGCAAGATTTCATTATGAACAAGGCGCTGTATCCGTTCTCGTTGCCCATGACGGAATCGGAGATGCGTCTGGAGCAGGCGATCACGCGCGAGATGCTGCGGCAGACGGTGGCGCAAGCTGGCGCAAGCTGGGGGTGGGCGCAGGATCGGATGCCGCCGTTTAATCTGCTGCTGCTGCGTGGGGGGATATTCCGCCATACGCCGCGCCCCGGGCAAATTGCGCTGATGGTGCTGGATGCGCTACAACCCACGGGTGTGTTTGCATTGACCGTGGACCGTTATGGCGTTTTGCCGGCATTGGGCGTCCTGGCCCCACACAAACCCCTGGTGGCCGTGCAGGCGCTGGAAGGGGGCGTGCTGGTAGACCTGGGCTGGGTGATTGCCCTGGCCGGGCGCGGACAACCGGGGCAGAAGGCGCTGGAACTGCGCATGGAAGCGGAAGGGCAGGGCGCACTGGAGGTTGAAGTGGCATTTGGCGCGCTGGAAGTGCTGCCTCTGCCATTAGGCCAGACGGCCCGGCTGACGCTTAAGCTGGCGTCGCGCCAGTTTGACATTGGCTATGGACCGGGCGTTGGGCACAGCGTGACGGTGCAGGGCGGTCTGGTGGGAGTGATTGTGGATGCCAGAGGGCGTCCGCTGACGCTGCCGACGGAGACAATGGCGCGCGCCGAGCGGCTGCGCCAATGGTTATGGGACATGGGAGGATAG
- a CDS encoding zinc ribbon domain-containing protein produces the protein MSAILCPECGGHNPSGSKFCNNCGSPLPPETHIVCPNCRQHNPLNLLYCDFCGSRLVEDDVAESPHTPDRELPAPPKAFNLPSRARGDTDDLAIPSLHPHAIPDWLKESDAIDMSPPSPPVAPTPPPTSPADTPAAPPADPALADFARWLEDLSEDTVAAPGDAQPSTPFPATDELNAWLDADDETVSPRDDLPDWLRAAAPRGTGILSTQPPPPRRDDARPADLDPAANIPDWLTEFAPPGTGILGKQAPQDEDELYAALAADVELPDWLRDLDVPPIIAESKIGAPPGQTPPPPPPPAQEKPTPPKPQPEESFDWLAELAADDITILPPEPDSAAAETPAWLAEMKPETQDLLPQEPPEAALPDWLADAEAPAEEAGEWASAAASQLEQMPAFTEDAGTLPDEQPTAADAELPDWLQAFAMPPAAAEAPTTAADDATFFVMDDDEDALLRENESPLPAEQGDWSSEDEEFDDTNLQQWLAELDALPADSPDTEVAAAKQRATGDLSDWLAELSEEDAEDEAFTDIPDWMSVAEAPSQAEGADEDAPLVLAPDAVDSDLPDWLDLFTAETETPAESATQGAGAMPDWLAEFADTDLEEEEAEAALFALEEGASLPDWLRQIPLAEQSESEDVPAESEPAPLEESWMVAEELPPSDTGRLADVPEELASAELPEWLQDSLSRSPARGGTSSLADLFAPAVEERPAADAELPTWLQPADAGDFDAALLAALTTSAEPGNLDLSAGDEWSDILGEMPPATPTDLELPPAREFAGMSADEDALAAAEIPAWLQPFKPRELRGAGETYEPEEPIQESGPLAGMRGVIDIEPIVAQPRETNGDLPQFTVSPAQRQQASLLRQITQNAPAPTVAASAAQPAALPTWSRLLLALLLLAALIGGALLPDLAGSLVGAAEPPLPAAAAAALDTVQAAAGQPVLVAFDYTPAMSGELEPQARLLLRQLADNGSPVLTISQSAAGMTLAARAAAETEGLESVNLGYLPGEAVGLRLLGKCLTTTVVCQTTAGIPLTLSHNGEPVRLAILLTADRQSLVNWVEQVGAAGDTPLLAAVTQSLSPNAGPYYASGQLKGLIAGLPAAAAYENRLTGAAGPLTTRFRAQGLAYWLVIVLLIGGSLYYLATGLTRRSRH, from the coding sequence ATGAGCGCCATCCTTTGTCCCGAATGCGGCGGCCACAACCCGTCCGGCAGCAAATTCTGCAACAACTGCGGTTCTCCGCTACCGCCAGAAACGCACATCGTTTGTCCCAACTGCCGTCAGCACAACCCGCTCAACCTGCTCTACTGCGACTTCTGCGGCTCCCGGCTGGTTGAAGATGACGTCGCCGAATCGCCACACACGCCAGATCGCGAACTCCCCGCGCCCCCCAAAGCCTTCAATTTGCCCAGCCGCGCCCGCGGCGACACCGACGACCTGGCAATTCCCTCCCTGCATCCACACGCCATTCCCGATTGGCTCAAAGAGAGCGACGCCATAGACATGTCGCCCCCATCTCCACCCGTCGCCCCCACGCCCCCCCCCACATCGCCCGCCGACACACCCGCCGCGCCGCCCGCCGACCCGGCCCTCGCCGATTTCGCCCGATGGCTGGAAGACCTGAGCGAGGACACAGTCGCCGCACCCGGCGACGCACAACCATCCACCCCCTTCCCCGCCACCGACGAATTGAACGCCTGGCTGGATGCGGACGACGAGACCGTTTCTCCCCGCGATGACCTCCCCGATTGGCTGCGCGCCGCCGCCCCGCGCGGCACGGGCATCCTCTCCACCCAGCCGCCTCCCCCCCGCCGCGATGACGCCCGCCCCGCCGACCTCGATCCCGCTGCCAACATTCCCGACTGGCTCACGGAGTTTGCCCCCCCTGGCACGGGCATCCTCGGAAAACAGGCGCCGCAGGACGAAGATGAATTGTACGCGGCGCTCGCGGCGGACGTGGAACTCCCCGATTGGCTGCGCGACCTGGACGTGCCCCCGATAATCGCGGAGAGCAAAATTGGCGCGCCGCCCGGGCAAACGCCCCCCCCACCGCCGCCACCCGCGCAAGAAAAGCCCACGCCGCCTAAACCACAGCCCGAAGAATCCTTCGACTGGCTGGCGGAACTGGCCGCGGACGACATCACCATCCTGCCCCCTGAGCCGGACAGCGCCGCCGCCGAAACACCCGCCTGGTTGGCGGAGATGAAACCGGAGACGCAAGATTTGCTTCCTCAAGAGCCACCCGAGGCGGCTCTTCCCGACTGGCTTGCTGATGCGGAAGCGCCGGCGGAGGAGGCGGGCGAATGGGCGTCCGCGGCAGCGTCTCAGCTCGAGCAGATGCCGGCATTCACCGAAGATGCCGGCACGTTGCCCGACGAACAACCCACAGCCGCCGACGCGGAACTGCCCGATTGGCTGCAAGCATTTGCCATGCCCCCCGCCGCGGCGGAAGCCCCCACCACGGCGGCGGACGACGCCACGTTTTTCGTCATGGACGATGACGAAGACGCCCTCCTCAGGGAGAATGAGTCGCCACTGCCGGCGGAACAAGGCGATTGGTCATCGGAAGACGAAGAATTCGACGACACCAACCTGCAGCAGTGGCTTGCGGAATTGGACGCGCTGCCCGCCGACTCCCCAGACACGGAAGTCGCGGCGGCGAAACAGCGGGCGACAGGCGACCTCTCCGATTGGCTGGCGGAGCTATCAGAGGAAGACGCGGAAGACGAAGCCTTCACCGATATTCCTGATTGGATGAGCGTGGCCGAAGCCCCCTCCCAGGCGGAAGGGGCGGACGAGGACGCCCCTCTCGTCCTTGCGCCCGATGCCGTGGATTCAGACTTGCCGGACTGGCTGGACCTGTTCACAGCGGAAACGGAAACACCCGCCGAATCCGCCACACAGGGCGCGGGGGCCATGCCCGACTGGTTGGCGGAGTTTGCCGACACCGACCTGGAAGAGGAAGAAGCAGAAGCCGCCCTGTTTGCCCTGGAGGAAGGCGCGTCGCTCCCTGATTGGCTGCGACAAATCCCCCTGGCGGAGCAGAGCGAAAGCGAGGACGTGCCGGCAGAAAGCGAACCGGCGCCGCTGGAAGAATCATGGATGGTCGCCGAGGAACTGCCGCCATCGGATACAGGCCGTCTGGCCGATGTGCCGGAAGAACTCGCCAGCGCCGAACTGCCAGAATGGTTGCAGGATAGCCTTAGCCGCTCCCCGGCGCGCGGCGGCACATCCTCCCTGGCCGATCTCTTCGCGCCGGCGGTAGAAGAACGACCCGCCGCGGACGCCGAATTACCCACGTGGCTCCAACCCGCCGACGCCGGCGATTTCGATGCCGCTCTGCTGGCGGCGCTGACCACGTCGGCGGAGCCGGGCAACCTGGACCTGAGCGCCGGGGATGAGTGGAGCGACATACTCGGAGAGATGCCCCCGGCCACGCCCACCGATTTGGAACTGCCGCCGGCCAGGGAATTTGCCGGCATGAGCGCGGACGAAGACGCACTGGCAGCCGCCGAGATTCCCGCCTGGCTGCAACCGTTCAAACCGCGCGAACTGCGCGGCGCGGGCGAAACCTACGAACCGGAAGAACCTATCCAGGAAAGCGGCCCCCTTGCCGGCATGCGCGGCGTCATCGACATCGAGCCGATTGTGGCGCAGCCACGGGAAACCAACGGCGACCTACCCCAATTCACCGTCTCCCCCGCGCAACGGCAGCAGGCCAGCCTCCTGCGGCAAATCACCCAGAACGCGCCCGCGCCGACAGTGGCCGCGTCCGCGGCCCAACCCGCCGCGCTGCCTACCTGGAGCCGCCTGTTACTGGCGCTCCTCCTGCTGGCCGCCCTCATCGGCGGCGCACTGCTGCCCGATCTGGCCGGCAGTCTGGTAGGAGCCGCGGAACCGCCGCTGCCCGCCGCCGCCGCCGCCGCCCTGGACACCGTGCAAGCCGCCGCCGGGCAGCCGGTGCTGGTCGCTTTTGATTACACGCCCGCCATGAGCGGCGAACTGGAACCACAGGCGCGGCTGCTGCTACGCCAGTTGGCGGACAATGGCAGCCCGGTGCTGACCATCAGCCAATCGGCGGCGGGCATGACGCTGGCGGCGCGGGCCGCGGCGGAAACGGAGGGGCTGGAAAGCGTGAATCTGGGCTATTTGCCGGGCGAGGCTGTGGGGCTGCGCTTGTTGGGGAAATGCCTCACAACGACCGTGGTTTGCCAGACAACTGCCGGCATTCCCCTCACCCTCAGCCACAATGGCGAACCCGTGCGCCTGGCCATTTTGCTCACCGCCGACCGCCAGAGCCTCGTCAACTGGGTAGAACAGGTCGGCGCTGCCGGTGACACGCCTCTGCTCGCCGCCGTCACCCAGTCGCTCAGCCCCAATGCCGGCCCCTATTACGCCAGCGGGCAGCTCAAAGGCCTCATCGCCGGTCTGCCGGCCGCCGCTGCCTACGAAAACCGGCTCACCGGTGCGGCTGGCCCACTTACCACCCGTTTCCGCGCGCAAGGACTGGCTTACTGGCTCGTCATTGTCCTGCTCATTGGCGGCAGCCTCTACTATCTGGCAACTGGCCTCACGCGCCGGTCACGTCATTAA